In Mytilus galloprovincialis chromosome 1, xbMytGall1.hap1.1, whole genome shotgun sequence, the following are encoded in one genomic region:
- the LOC143056346 gene encoding perlucin-like produces MTKLLFKCLLYVSILVSVRSDCPLGFMRFQESCYAILPVKVSWAEALRLCQAFQAKLAWIDSAIEDKFIEGMLNRYHDSIATAEVWMGGTDMLIEGIWMWADSLKPFTYTNWFPGEPNNFAHGQHCLGLVRDKGFKWDDNQCELKMAPLCKATANVGNEIIG; encoded by the exons ATGACTAAACTGCTTTTCAAATGCCTTCTCTATGTTTCGATATTGGTTTCAG TACGTTCTGACTGTCCTCTTGGTTTTATGAGATTTCAAGAATCTTGCTATGCCATTTTACCAGTGAAAGTTTCCTGGGCAGAAGCACTG AGATTATGTCAGGCTTTTCAAGCCAAGTTAGCTTGGATAGACAGTGCAATAGAAGATAAGTTTATTGAAGGGATGCTGAACAGATACCATG ATTCCATAGCGACGGCGGAAGTGTGGATGGGAGGCACGGACATGCTCATAGAGGGAATATGGATGTGGGCAGACTCATTAAAGCCATTCACATACACAAATTGGTTCCCAGGAGAGCCAAACAATTTTGCCCATGGACAACATTGCCTTGGTTTGGTTAGGGATAAAGGATTTAAATGGGACGATAATCAATGTGAACTTAAAATGGCACCACTTTGTAAAGCgac ggcAAATGTTGGAAATGAAATAATTGGATAG